A single genomic interval of Rhodopseudomonas palustris harbors:
- a CDS encoding ABC transporter permease gives MRSLVASLELGHGLAWHRISAMVLRYWYLLLSSWPRLFELVYWPALQVITWGFLQSYVAQNAGFFARAGGTLIGAVILWDILFRGQLGFSISFLEEMWARNLGNLMMSPLKPLEFLIALMIMSLIRLAIGVVPMVVLAMTLFDFNLFGFGLPLGAFFCNLIFTSWALGIFVSGLVLRHGLGAESIVWSLMFGVMPLACVYYPVAVLPHWLQFVAWTLPPTYVFEGMRALLIDHQFRGDLMLWALGINVVLFVAAFISFLAMLNSARRHGSLIQSGE, from the coding sequence ATGAGAAGTCTGGTCGCCAGCCTCGAACTCGGTCACGGCCTCGCCTGGCATCGCATCAGCGCCATGGTGCTGCGCTATTGGTACCTGCTGCTGTCGTCGTGGCCGCGGCTGTTCGAGCTGGTGTACTGGCCGGCGCTGCAAGTGATCACTTGGGGCTTTCTGCAAAGCTACGTGGCGCAGAATGCCGGGTTCTTCGCCCGCGCCGGCGGCACGCTGATCGGCGCGGTGATCCTGTGGGACATTCTGTTTCGCGGTCAGCTCGGGTTTTCGATCTCCTTCCTTGAGGAGATGTGGGCGCGCAATCTCGGCAACCTGATGATGAGCCCGCTGAAGCCGCTCGAGTTTCTCATCGCCTTGATGATCATGAGCCTGATCCGTCTCGCCATCGGTGTGGTGCCGATGGTGGTGCTGGCGATGACGCTGTTCGACTTCAATCTGTTCGGCTTCGGGCTGCCGCTCGGTGCGTTCTTCTGTAACCTGATCTTTACCTCGTGGGCGCTCGGCATCTTCGTGTCCGGGCTGGTGCTACGCCACGGTCTCGGCGCCGAGAGCATCGTGTGGAGCCTGATGTTCGGGGTGATGCCGCTCGCCTGCGTGTACTATCCGGTGGCGGTGCTGCCACATTGGCTGCAGTTCGTCGCCTGGACGCTGCCGCCGACCTATGTGTTCGAAGGCATGCGCGCGTTGCTGATCGATCACCAGTTCCGCGGCGATCTGATGCTGTGGGCGCTCGGCATCAACGTGGTGCTGTTCGTGGCTGCGTTCATCAGTTTTCTGGCGATGCTGAACAGCGCCCGGCGCCACGGCTCGCTGATCCAGAGCGGCGAGTAG
- a CDS encoding polyhydroxyalkanoate depolymerase, producing the protein MPVVIGEFGRPPDMPAEVSPALTTPMYWFYEMAHASLNPARAMSDATKLAFKNPLNPWSHTEFGKSIAAACEVFERTTRRYGKPEWGLDDTEVNGMRVPIEIHNVWEKPFCRLLYFERKLERPLRHPQPRLLIVAPMSGHYATLLRGTVEAFLPTHEVYITDWADARMVPMAAGRFDLDDYVDYVIEMLQTLGGNVHVMAVCQPSVPVLTAVSVMEANEDPFVPLSMTLMGGPIDTRRSPTAVNNLAAEKGIDWFRNHVITKVPFPHPGFMRDVYPGFLQLNGFISMNLDRHMDAHRNLFNHLVQGDGDLADKHREFYDEYLAVMDLTAEFYLQTVDLVFVKHALPKGEMTHRGKLVEPSKVKRVALMTVEGENDDISGLGQTEATHGLCSSIPDNRRVHYVQKGVGHYGVFNGSRFRSEIVPRICDFHASSTSDTSARAAE; encoded by the coding sequence ATGCCGGTTGTCATTGGTGAATTTGGTCGCCCGCCGGATATGCCTGCGGAAGTCAGTCCGGCGCTCACCACGCCGATGTACTGGTTTTACGAGATGGCGCACGCCTCGCTGAATCCAGCGCGGGCGATGTCGGACGCGACCAAGCTGGCGTTCAAGAACCCGCTCAACCCGTGGAGCCACACCGAATTCGGCAAGTCGATCGCCGCGGCCTGCGAAGTGTTCGAACGCACCACCCGCCGCTACGGCAAGCCGGAGTGGGGGCTCGACGACACTGAAGTCAACGGCATGCGGGTCCCGATCGAGATCCACAACGTCTGGGAAAAGCCGTTCTGCCGGCTGTTATATTTCGAACGCAAGCTGGAGCGTCCGCTGCGCCATCCGCAGCCGCGGCTGCTGATCGTGGCGCCGATGTCCGGCCACTACGCCACGCTGCTGCGCGGCACCGTCGAAGCTTTCCTGCCGACCCATGAGGTCTACATCACCGACTGGGCGGACGCCCGGATGGTGCCGATGGCCGCCGGCCGGTTCGACCTCGACGATTATGTCGATTATGTCATCGAGATGCTGCAGACGCTGGGCGGCAACGTTCACGTCATGGCGGTGTGTCAGCCGTCGGTGCCGGTGCTGACCGCGGTGTCGGTGATGGAGGCGAACGAAGATCCATTCGTGCCGCTGTCGATGACGCTGATGGGTGGCCCGATCGACACCCGCCGCAGTCCGACAGCAGTGAACAACCTCGCGGCCGAGAAGGGCATCGACTGGTTCCGCAACCACGTCATCACCAAAGTGCCGTTCCCTCATCCGGGCTTCATGCGCGACGTCTATCCGGGATTTCTGCAGCTCAACGGGTTCATCAGCATGAACCTCGACCGGCACATGGACGCGCATCGCAATCTGTTCAACCATCTGGTTCAGGGCGACGGCGACCTCGCCGACAAACACCGCGAGTTCTACGACGAGTATCTGGCGGTGATGGATCTGACGGCGGAGTTCTATCTGCAGACCGTCGATCTGGTGTTCGTCAAGCACGCGCTGCCGAAGGGCGAGATGACGCATCGCGGCAAGCTGGTCGAGCCGTCCAAGGTCAAGCGCGTCGCGCTGATGACGGTGGAAGGCGAGAACGACGACATCTCCGGTCTCGGCCAGACCGAGGCCACGCATGGTTTGTGTTCGTCGATTCCGGATAATCGGCGCGTGCACTACGTGCAAAAGGGTGTCGGCCACTACGGTGTGTTCAACGGTTCGCGTTTCCGCTCGGAAATCGTGCCGCGGATCTGTGATTTCCATGCGTCGTCGACGAGCGATACGTCGGCGCGCGCGGCGGAGTGA
- a CDS encoding M48 family metallopeptidase, whose translation MICFCAERFQWRRLWQIPGDLLFPGPADMARALLYRRPTEPSTIPVRHGSQFFAVRIRRHRRARRYTLRIHPSDREAILTMPPRGTLADAKEFAQRHGAWIAARLGRLPKAAPFLPGTLVPLRGHDHKIVHRAGRGTVWTEVRESGEKILCVAGETEHIERRVLDFLKREARKDLQKACDRYAPELGVKVTRLSIRDQSSRWGSCTSAGSLSFSWRLILAPSYVLDYLAAHEVAHLVEMNHSARFWRVVGKVCPQMERAKTWLDSYGNDLHRYGISD comes from the coding sequence ATGATTTGTTTTTGCGCCGAGCGCTTCCAATGGCGGCGGTTATGGCAGATTCCAGGGGACCTTCTTTTCCCTGGACCTGCAGACATGGCCCGCGCACTTCTCTATCGGCGCCCCACGGAGCCGTCGACCATCCCCGTTCGGCACGGCTCGCAGTTCTTCGCCGTTCGCATTCGCCGCCACCGCCGGGCGCGACGTTACACCTTGCGGATTCATCCGAGCGATCGCGAGGCGATCCTGACGATGCCGCCGCGCGGCACGCTCGCCGACGCCAAGGAATTCGCCCAGCGTCACGGCGCGTGGATCGCCGCGCGTCTCGGCCGGCTGCCGAAGGCGGCGCCGTTCCTGCCTGGCACCCTGGTGCCGCTGCGAGGTCATGACCATAAGATCGTGCATCGCGCCGGCCGCGGCACGGTGTGGACCGAAGTGCGCGAGTCCGGCGAAAAGATCCTGTGCGTCGCCGGCGAGACCGAGCACATCGAGCGCCGGGTGCTGGATTTCCTCAAGCGCGAGGCGCGCAAGGACCTTCAGAAGGCGTGCGATCGCTATGCGCCGGAGCTCGGCGTGAAGGTGACGCGGCTGTCGATCCGCGACCAGTCGAGCCGTTGGGGCTCGTGCACCTCGGCGGGCTCGCTGTCGTTCTCGTGGCGGCTGATCCTGGCGCCGTCCTATGTGCTCGATTATCTGGCTGCACACGAAGTGGCGCATCTGGTCGAGATGAACCACTCGGCGCGGTTCTGGCGCGTGGTCGGCAAGGTGTGCCCGCAGATGGAGCGCGCCAAGACCTGGCTCGACTCCTACGGCAACGACCTGCACCGCTACGGGATCAGCGACTGA
- a CDS encoding transglycosylase domain-containing protein, producing MAWGRKKAGERREPKFGSGESLADMRLTPQDRVNVADDKPKKKPAGKAGGGARSKRKPRKGVIASVRQAVGRVVYWSAVAGIWAVLAVVGVMVWVGAHLPPIQSLEIPKRPPTITIVADDGSTMAVRGEQAGTNVALKELPPYLPKAFIAIEDRRFYQHFGVDPLGIARAAVANVLHRGVSQGGSTLTQQLAKNLFLTQDRTLTRKLQEVELALWLERKHSKAEILELYLNRVYFGSGAYGVEAAAQKYFGKSAKDVTLVEAAMLAGLVKSPSRLAPNRNPEGAEKRAQIVLAAMADAGFVTDKQAQAAIANPVYTVKPTGAGTINYVADWITEVLDDLVGQIDQSIIVETSIDPRLQSVAEAAIIDELAAKSVKYKVTQGALVAMTPDGTVRAMIGGRNYADSQFNRAVTAKRQPGSAFKPFVYLTAVEAGLTPDTIRQDAPLDLKGWKPENYTHEYFGSVTLTQALAMSLNTVAVRLGLEVGPKNVVRTAHRLGIASKLDANPSIALGTSEVTLTELVGAYSTFANGGLLVSPHVVKRIRTLQGNKMLYVRSDEPASRVVDPRAVAMMNTMMQETLRSGTAHKADLPGWVAAGKTGTSQDFRDAWFLGYTSTLVTGVWLGNDDNSPTKKATGGGLPVEVWTRFMREALKGETPQPLPGDWSGGPIVSSTPSTLGGSLSGAPTGGGTIAQAGPRGETQVINAPPPPGSGRMPPPTRANVRPEADAGLDGWLMDRLFGR from the coding sequence ATGGCGTGGGGCAGGAAAAAAGCCGGCGAGAGGCGAGAGCCGAAATTCGGGTCCGGTGAATCGCTCGCCGACATGCGCCTGACGCCGCAGGATCGGGTGAACGTGGCCGACGACAAGCCGAAGAAGAAACCCGCGGGCAAGGCCGGCGGCGGAGCGCGCAGCAAGCGCAAGCCGCGCAAGGGCGTGATCGCGTCGGTGCGCCAGGCGGTCGGCCGCGTGGTGTATTGGAGCGCGGTCGCCGGCATCTGGGCGGTGCTGGCCGTGGTCGGCGTCATGGTCTGGGTGGGCGCGCACCTGCCGCCGATCCAGTCGCTGGAGATTCCGAAGCGGCCGCCGACCATCACCATCGTGGCCGACGACGGCTCGACCATGGCGGTGCGCGGCGAGCAGGCCGGCACCAACGTGGCGCTCAAGGAGCTGCCGCCGTACCTGCCGAAAGCATTCATCGCGATCGAAGACCGGCGGTTCTATCAGCACTTCGGCGTCGATCCGCTCGGCATCGCCCGCGCCGCGGTGGCCAACGTGCTGCACCGGGGCGTGTCGCAGGGCGGTTCAACGCTGACCCAGCAGCTCGCCAAGAACCTGTTCCTGACGCAGGACCGCACGCTGACCCGCAAGCTGCAGGAGGTCGAGCTGGCGCTGTGGCTGGAGCGCAAGCACTCTAAGGCCGAGATCCTAGAACTGTATCTGAACCGGGTCTATTTCGGCTCCGGCGCCTACGGCGTCGAGGCTGCGGCGCAGAAGTATTTCGGCAAATCGGCCAAGGACGTCACGCTGGTCGAGGCGGCGATGCTGGCCGGTCTCGTCAAATCGCCCTCGCGCCTCGCGCCGAACCGCAATCCCGAAGGCGCCGAAAAGCGCGCCCAGATCGTGTTGGCCGCGATGGCGGACGCCGGCTTCGTCACCGACAAGCAGGCCCAGGCCGCGATCGCCAACCCGGTCTACACCGTCAAGCCGACCGGCGCCGGCACCATCAACTACGTCGCCGACTGGATCACCGAGGTCCTGGATGATCTGGTCGGCCAAATCGACCAGTCGATCATCGTCGAGACCTCGATCGATCCAAGGCTGCAGTCGGTCGCCGAGGCCGCGATCATCGACGAGCTGGCCGCCAAGAGTGTCAAATACAAGGTGACGCAGGGGGCGCTGGTGGCGATGACGCCGGACGGCACGGTGCGGGCGATGATCGGCGGGCGCAATTACGCCGACAGCCAGTTCAACCGTGCCGTCACCGCCAAGCGGCAGCCGGGCTCGGCATTCAAGCCGTTCGTGTATCTGACCGCGGTCGAAGCTGGGCTGACGCCCGACACCATCCGCCAGGACGCGCCGCTCGATCTCAAAGGCTGGAAGCCGGAGAACTACACCCACGAATATTTCGGCTCGGTCACGCTGACCCAGGCGCTGGCGATGTCGCTGAACACGGTGGCGGTGCGGCTCGGGCTCGAGGTCGGGCCGAAGAACGTGGTTCGGACCGCGCACCGGCTCGGCATCGCCTCCAAGCTCGACGCCAACCCGTCGATCGCGCTCGGCACTTCGGAAGTCACGCTGACCGAGCTGGTCGGCGCCTACTCCACCTTCGCCAATGGCGGGCTATTGGTGTCGCCGCATGTGGTGAAGCGGATTCGCACCTTGCAGGGCAACAAGATGCTGTACGTCCGCAGCGACGAGCCGGCGAGCCGGGTGGTCGACCCCCGCGCGGTGGCGATGATGAACACCATGATGCAGGAGACGCTGCGCTCCGGCACCGCCCACAAGGCGGACCTGCCGGGCTGGGTCGCGGCCGGCAAAACCGGCACCAGCCAGGATTTCCGCGACGCCTGGTTCCTCGGCTACACCTCTACGCTGGTCACCGGCGTCTGGCTCGGCAACGATGACAACTCGCCGACCAAGAAGGCGACCGGCGGTGGATTGCCGGTCGAAGTGTGGACGCGGTTCATGCGCGAAGCGCTCAAGGGCGAGACTCCGCAGCCCTTGCCGGGCGACTGGAGCGGCGGCCCGATCGTCAGCAGCACGCCCTCCACGCTCGGCGGGAGCCTAAGCGGCGCCCCGACGGGCGGCGGCACCATCGCGCAAGCCGGACCGCGCGGCGAAACCCAGGTGATCAACGCTCCGCCGCCCCCAGGGTCAGGCCGGATGCCTCCGCCGACCCGCGCCAATGTGCGACCGGAGGCCGACGCCGGCCTGGATGGATGGCTGATGGATCGGCTGTTCGGGCGGTGA
- a CDS encoding ABC transporter substrate-binding protein, translating to MKSLYRAAVAALATVALSAAPAAAQKKYDPGASDTEIKIGQTVPFSGPASAYAGIGKTQAAYMRMINEQGGINGRKINLIQYDDAYSPPKAVEQVRKLVESDEVLLTFQIIGTPSNAAVQKYLNAKKVPQLLASTGATRFTDPKNFPWTMGFNPNYQTEGRIYGRYILQHHPDAKIGILFQNDDLGRDYVTGLRAALGDKADKMIVAEASYELTDPTVDSQIVKLKSAGATLLYNASTPRFAAQAIKKVADLGWNPVHILDINASPVSATLKPAGLDISKGIISVNYGKDPADPQWANDEGVKKYFAFMDKYYPEGDKLNTVNSYGYSTAELLITILKQCGDNLTRENVMKQAANLKNIVGDLSLPGMSVNTSPTDFRVNKQLRMMKFNGERWELFGPIIEDDAAM from the coding sequence ATGAAGAGCCTGTATCGGGCCGCCGTGGCGGCTCTTGCGACCGTTGCGCTGTCCGCCGCACCCGCCGCGGCGCAGAAAAAATACGATCCGGGAGCGTCCGACACCGAGATCAAGATCGGCCAAACCGTGCCGTTCTCCGGCCCGGCGTCAGCCTATGCGGGCATCGGCAAGACGCAGGCCGCCTATATGCGGATGATCAATGAGCAAGGCGGCATCAACGGACGCAAGATCAACCTGATTCAATACGACGACGCCTATTCGCCGCCCAAGGCCGTCGAGCAGGTTCGCAAGCTGGTCGAGAGCGACGAGGTGTTGCTGACCTTCCAGATCATCGGCACGCCATCCAACGCCGCCGTGCAGAAATATCTCAACGCCAAGAAGGTGCCGCAACTGCTGGCCTCGACCGGCGCGACGCGGTTCACCGATCCAAAGAACTTCCCCTGGACGATGGGCTTCAACCCCAACTACCAGACCGAAGGCCGCATCTACGGCCGCTATATCCTGCAGCATCACCCCGACGCCAAGATCGGCATCTTGTTCCAGAATGACGACCTCGGCCGCGACTACGTCACCGGCCTTCGCGCCGCACTCGGCGACAAGGCCGACAAGATGATCGTCGCCGAAGCCTCCTACGAGCTCACCGACCCGACCGTCGACTCGCAGATCGTCAAGCTGAAGTCCGCCGGCGCCACGCTGCTGTACAACGCCTCGACACCGCGCTTCGCCGCGCAGGCGATCAAGAAGGTCGCAGACCTCGGCTGGAATCCGGTCCATATCCTCGACATCAACGCCAGCCCGGTGTCGGCGACGCTCAAGCCGGCCGGCCTCGACATCTCCAAAGGCATCATCAGCGTCAATTACGGCAAGGACCCTGCCGACCCACAATGGGCCAACGATGAGGGCGTGAAGAAGTACTTCGCCTTCATGGACAAGTACTATCCGGAGGGCGACAAGCTCAACACCGTCAACAGCTACGGCTACAGCACCGCAGAGCTGCTAATCACGATCCTCAAGCAGTGCGGCGACAACCTGACCCGCGAGAACGTCATGAAGCAGGCCGCCAACCTGAAGAATATCGTTGGCGACCTGTCGCTGCCGGGCATGTCGGTCAACACTTCGCCGACTGACTTCCGGGTCAACAAGCAGCTCCGGATGATGAAGTTCAACGGCGAGCGCTGGGAACTGTTCGGCCCGATCATCGAGGACGATGCGGCGATGTAA
- a CDS encoding DUF1304 domain-containing protein: MNAAATFLVALVAALHVFFLVLEMFLWTKPLGLKVFRNSPDKAAASAVLAANQGLYNGFLAAGLIWSLLHPNAAVALQLATFFLGCVIVAGLYGAWTVSRRILYVQAAPAALALIAAWIA; the protein is encoded by the coding sequence GTGAACGCCGCTGCCACCTTTCTTGTCGCGCTGGTCGCGGCCCTGCACGTCTTCTTTCTCGTGCTCGAGATGTTTCTCTGGACCAAGCCGCTCGGGCTCAAGGTGTTTCGCAATAGTCCCGACAAGGCCGCAGCGTCCGCGGTGCTGGCCGCCAATCAGGGTCTGTACAACGGATTCCTGGCTGCCGGGCTGATCTGGTCGCTGCTGCACCCGAACGCCGCGGTGGCGCTGCAGCTAGCGACCTTCTTCCTCGGTTGCGTCATCGTCGCCGGATTGTACGGCGCCTGGACGGTGAGCCGGCGCATTCTCTACGTCCAGGCAGCTCCCGCCGCGTTGGCGCTGATCGCAGCGTGGATCGCGTAG
- a CDS encoding DUF1330 domain-containing protein translates to MTGHIDPTKEVFAQFRANDREGPIHMLNLVRLRPRAAYPDGRETTGAEAYAAYGRDSGPVFERLGGKVVWQGQFELMLIGPQDEHWDHVFIAEYPSVAAFVEMIRDPVYREAVKHRQAAVEDSRLIRLKPLKPGKGFGEIPT, encoded by the coding sequence ATGACCGGCCATATCGATCCAACCAAGGAAGTGTTCGCGCAGTTTCGCGCCAATGATCGCGAAGGTCCGATCCACATGCTCAATCTTGTGCGGCTGCGTCCGCGCGCGGCGTATCCGGATGGGCGCGAAACCACTGGCGCCGAAGCCTACGCGGCGTACGGCCGCGACTCGGGCCCGGTGTTCGAGCGGCTCGGCGGCAAGGTGGTGTGGCAGGGACAGTTCGAACTGATGCTGATCGGTCCGCAGGACGAGCACTGGGATCACGTATTCATCGCCGAGTACCCGAGTGTTGCGGCATTCGTGGAGATGATTCGCGATCCGGTGTATCGCGAGGCGGTGAAACACCGTCAGGCGGCTGTCGAGGATTCCCGACTGATCCGCTTGAAGCCGCTGAAGCCTGGCAAAGGATTCGGCGAGATCCCGACCTGA
- a CDS encoding ATP-binding protein, protein MRLSVRLTLAMTALVACTVAAIGVLAYYNIGRAVVPSGLTRLAYQAKARLGAYESVLRIIRNEVLSARLLPAHLGIARAQRGSGFDPEVGLSDAQWRKHLAAAYAGNMRVKPGILAYRLIGVADDGRTLIAVDRHGPNGSVRTVPDAELTRLGGDEAFRRALELTGDEVFFSPIRIFSDTNNAGTVPSSPRFTVAAPVRDEEGTVFAVLMVTLDLRPIFERIRDVLDNDTDVYFVEADGSYMMTYIDGRILPAEPERRWQDDFPQLAATLGDKPGTAAVFSRPDGERVAAAIVMATLSSGVRTAVIETEPLERIMAPATALRTSGLIVGLAAILGAVLLSALLSRSLAKPIAQLTRAVIAFSRTGRLVVPVGLHGESRILADAFDETVAKIDAANAALRGKSELLDKTIASMADAVAVLDADGKRVFANPTCVTLFGVAEDIGSERWKLKYKRFLADGVTPMPDYDSPAARARRGESFDNVELGIRHGDDPVVQLAASARRIENPDGSFAGAVIVYRNLTAFKESERQLRQAQKMQAIGQLTGGVAHDLNNILTVITGGIEILADGVSDRPGLKDVAAMVDQAVTRASDLTHGLLSFSRKQPLQPRSIDVNALMLDTVKLLRPTLGAGIEIDVEPAPDLRPALADPSQLGSALINLAINARDAMKGNGKLLLETGNVDLDQAYAAQHDEVSAGRYVMLAVSDTGCGIPASIRDRVFEPFFTTKAVGEGTGLGLSMVYGFVKQSGGHIELYSEEGHGTTIRLYLPYAAANLDVGPDSAAPPLAQGGRESVLVVEDDALVRSYVMTHLKALGYTAHSAASAAEAMSMVYDDVEFDLLFTDVMLSGGMNGPQLADELRKYKPNLKVLFTSGYTENAMLHHGRLDPAVMLLPKPYRRADLAQMLRRVLDAEADVPAK, encoded by the coding sequence ATGCGCCTGTCGGTGCGCCTGACCCTGGCGATGACCGCGCTGGTGGCGTGTACGGTGGCGGCGATCGGAGTGCTCGCTTACTACAATATCGGCCGGGCGGTGGTGCCGTCCGGACTGACACGGCTCGCCTATCAGGCCAAGGCGCGGCTCGGTGCCTACGAGTCGGTGCTCCGCATCATCCGCAACGAAGTGTTGTCGGCCCGGCTGTTGCCGGCGCATCTCGGCATCGCGCGGGCGCAGCGCGGCAGCGGCTTCGATCCCGAAGTCGGGCTGAGCGACGCGCAATGGCGCAAGCATCTGGCCGCGGCCTATGCGGGGAACATGCGGGTCAAGCCCGGCATTCTGGCGTATCGCCTGATCGGCGTCGCCGACGATGGCCGCACCCTGATCGCTGTCGATCGCCATGGTCCGAACGGTAGCGTACGAACGGTGCCGGACGCCGAGCTGACGCGGCTCGGCGGCGATGAAGCGTTCCGCCGCGCTTTGGAACTCACCGGCGATGAGGTGTTCTTCTCGCCGATCCGGATCTTCTCCGACACGAACAACGCCGGCACGGTTCCATCTTCGCCGCGATTCACCGTGGCTGCGCCGGTCCGCGATGAGGAGGGCACCGTGTTTGCGGTGCTGATGGTTACGCTCGACCTGCGGCCGATTTTCGAGCGCATCCGTGACGTGCTGGACAACGACACCGACGTGTACTTCGTCGAGGCCGACGGCAGCTACATGATGACCTATATCGATGGTCGGATCCTGCCGGCCGAGCCGGAGCGGCGCTGGCAGGACGACTTTCCGCAACTGGCGGCCACGCTCGGCGACAAGCCTGGAACCGCGGCGGTGTTCTCCCGCCCCGATGGCGAGCGCGTCGCCGCCGCAATCGTGATGGCGACGCTGTCGAGCGGCGTACGCACCGCTGTGATCGAAACCGAGCCTCTGGAACGGATCATGGCGCCCGCCACCGCGCTGCGGACGTCGGGATTGATCGTCGGCCTTGCCGCCATCCTCGGTGCGGTGCTGCTGTCGGCGCTGTTGTCGCGCTCGCTGGCCAAGCCGATCGCGCAACTGACCCGCGCGGTGATTGCGTTCTCACGGACCGGGCGGCTGGTGGTGCCGGTTGGGCTGCACGGCGAGAGCCGCATCCTCGCCGACGCGTTCGACGAAACCGTCGCCAAGATCGACGCAGCGAATGCGGCGCTGCGCGGCAAGTCCGAACTGCTCGACAAGACCATCGCCAGTATGGCGGATGCGGTCGCTGTGCTCGACGCCGACGGCAAGCGGGTGTTTGCCAATCCGACCTGCGTGACGTTGTTCGGAGTCGCGGAAGATATCGGCTCCGAGCGCTGGAAGCTGAAATACAAGCGCTTCCTCGCCGACGGCGTGACGCCGATGCCGGACTACGACAGCCCGGCGGCGCGGGCGCGGCGCGGCGAGAGTTTCGACAACGTCGAACTCGGTATCCGACATGGCGACGACCCGGTGGTACAGCTCGCCGCAAGTGCGCGGCGGATCGAGAACCCCGACGGTTCGTTCGCCGGCGCGGTGATCGTGTATCGCAACCTGACAGCGTTCAAGGAATCCGAGCGGCAGCTGCGCCAGGCGCAGAAGATGCAAGCGATCGGCCAGCTCACCGGCGGCGTCGCGCACGACCTCAACAACATTCTCACCGTGATCACCGGCGGCATCGAAATTCTCGCTGACGGCGTGTCCGACCGGCCGGGGTTGAAGGATGTCGCCGCGATGGTCGACCAGGCGGTGACGCGGGCCTCCGATCTCACCCACGGCCTGCTGTCGTTCTCGCGCAAGCAGCCACTGCAGCCGCGCAGCATCGACGTCAACGCGCTGATGCTCGACACCGTCAAGCTGCTGCGGCCGACGCTTGGGGCCGGCATCGAGATCGATGTCGAGCCTGCGCCTGATCTGCGGCCGGCGCTCGCCGATCCGTCGCAGCTCGGCAGCGCGCTGATCAATCTTGCGATAAACGCCCGCGATGCGATGAAGGGTAACGGCAAGCTGCTGCTGGAGACCGGCAACGTCGACCTCGACCAGGCCTATGCGGCACAGCACGACGAAGTCAGCGCCGGACGCTACGTGATGCTGGCTGTGAGTGATACCGGCTGCGGCATTCCGGCGTCGATCCGCGATCGGGTGTTCGAACCGTTCTTCACCACCAAGGCGGTCGGCGAGGGCACCGGGCTTGGGCTGAGCATGGTGTACGGCTTCGTCAAGCAGTCCGGCGGCCACATCGAGCTGTACAGCGAGGAAGGCCACGGCACCACCATCCGGCTGTATCTGCCTTATGCCGCGGCGAATCTCGATGTCGGGCCCGACAGCGCTGCACCGCCGCTGGCGCAAGGCGGGCGCGAGTCGGTGCTGGTGGTGGAAGACGATGCGCTGGTGCGTAGCTACGTGATGACGCATCTGAAGGCGCTCGGCTACACGGCGCATTCGGCGGCTTCTGCGGCGGAAGCGATGTCGATGGTGTATGACGACGTCGAGTTCGATCTGCTGTTTACCGACGTGATGCTGTCCGGCGGCATGAACGGGCCGCAGCTCGCCGACGAGCTGCGCAAGTACAAGCCGAATCTGAAGGTGCTGTTCACTTCCGGCTATACCGAGAATGCGATGCTGCATCACGGCCGGCTCGACCCCGCGGTGATGCTACTGCCGAAGCCGTATCGCCGCGCCGATCTGGCCCAGATGCTGCGCCGGGTGCTCGACGCCGAAGCCGACGTGCCGGCGAAATAA